A window from Zingiber officinale cultivar Zhangliang chromosome 7A, Zo_v1.1, whole genome shotgun sequence encodes these proteins:
- the LOC121999707 gene encoding uncharacterized protein LOC121999707, whose protein sequence is MPDLKRTLERAIIVNGYIYNRTMLLNMIREFTEQRDLIRPAKTRFATAFLAMRSIQQHKQNLKKMFTSENWSKSKFAKEQTGKQAQKIILMPSFWNSIIYAMKVGGPLLEVLRLVDGEKKPAMGYIYVTMDRAKEKIAKAFGNNEDRYKDVFEIIDHRWQLQLHQDLHATGYFLNLKFFYSNSEIEQDEEVVMGLYNSISRLTDDPESKGTIHTELLKYKQAEGLFGKQIAIQMRKKRNRLEQKRLNDLVFIKYNRALRRRYDSRDTIDPLILSEADDGNEWCTTRPHLFSGDAEKAIWDVRDKVKVPLYGCDCYAYALLASGFVDLVIESGLKVITSVLN, encoded by the exons ATGCCGGATTTGAAGAGGACGCTTGAGCGGGCAATCATTGTTAATGGATATATTTACAACCGAACTATGTTGTTGAACATGATCAGAGAGTTCACCGAACAAAGAGACCTTATAAGGCCAGCTAAAACTCGTTTTGCCACTGCTTTCTTGGCTATGAGAAGCATTCAGCAGCATAagcaaaatttgaaaaagatGTTTACTTCAGAAAATTGGAGTAAAAGCAAATTCGCGAAGGAACAAACTGGTAAGCAAGCACAGAAAATTATATTGATGCCTTCGTTTTGGAATTCTATCATTTATGCTATGAAAGTTGGTGGCCCATTATTGGAGGTACTTCGGTTGGTGGATGGGGAGAAGAAGCCTGCCATGGGTTATATATATGTGACAATGGATAGGGCTAAGGAGAAAATAGCAAAAGCCTTTGGTAATAATGAGGATAGGTACAAAGATGTTTTTGAGATAATTGACCATAGGTGGCAGTTGCAGCTCCATCAAGACTTGCATGCAACGGGTTATTTCTTGAACCTCAAGTTCTTTTACTCAAATTCTGAGATAGAACAAGATGAAGAAGTAGTTATGGGGTTGTACAATTCAATCAGTAGGTTGACTGATGATCCTGAGTCAAAGGGAACAATACATACAGAGTTGTTAAAATACAAACAAGCCGAAGGTCTTTTTGGGAAGCAAATTGCAATCCAAATGAGAAAG AAAAGGAATAGATTGGAGCAAAAACGCCTGAATGATTTGGTGTTCATTAAGTACAATAGAGCTCTGAGGCGTAGATACGATAGTCGTGATACCATCGATCCTCTCATATTGAGTGAAGCAGATGATGGAAATGAATG GTGCACAACAAGGCCTCATCTCTTTAGTGGGGATGCAGAAAAAGCAATTTGGGATGTAAGAGACAAG GTAAAAGTTCCACTATATGGATGTGATTGCTATGCTTATGCTCTTCTAGCTTCTGGATTTGTCGATCTTGTTATAGAATCTGGGCTTAAGGTGATTACTTCAGTTCTCAattaa